A window of the Kosakonia radicincitans DSM 16656 genome harbors these coding sequences:
- the syd gene encoding SecY-interacting protein translates to MENETAIALKAFTERYCDAWHAARGTWPQSEELHGIPSPCIISSTAEYVIWQPQPFSAQPNVNPIEQAMEIVVQTPVHTFYTTQFAGDMHARLGALPLTLLQTWSEEDFLRVQENLIGHLVTQKRLKLSPTLFIATLDSELDVISLCNLSGEVVQETLGTRQRTVLAPSLADFLNRLEPVV, encoded by the coding sequence GTGGAAAACGAGACGGCCATTGCGCTGAAAGCTTTTACTGAACGTTATTGCGACGCGTGGCACGCAGCGCGCGGCACCTGGCCACAAAGCGAGGAGCTGCACGGCATTCCATCGCCCTGCATTATCTCTTCAACCGCTGAGTATGTGATCTGGCAACCTCAGCCATTTTCTGCGCAGCCGAACGTAAACCCGATTGAGCAGGCAATGGAGATTGTGGTACAAACGCCAGTTCATACGTTTTATACCACGCAATTCGCTGGCGATATGCACGCGCGCCTTGGCGCACTGCCGCTGACGCTGCTGCAAACCTGGAGCGAAGAAGATTTTCTGCGCGTACAGGAAAACCTGATTGGTCACCTTGTCACGCAGAAACGGTTAAAGCTTTCGCCGACGTTGTTTATCGCCACGCTTGATAGTGAGCTGGATGTCATTTCGCTGTGTAATCTGAGCGGTGAAGTGGTGCAAGAGACGCTGGGTACCCGTCAGCGTACCGTTCTGGCCCCCAGCCTTGCGGATTTTCTCAACCGCCTCGAACCTGTCGTGTAG
- the queF gene encoding NADPH-dependent 7-cyano-7-deazaguanine reductase QueF (Catalyzes the NADPH-dependent reduction of 7-cyano-7-deazaguanine (preQ0) to 7-aminomethyl-7-deazaguanine (preQ1) in queuosine biosynthesis), whose product MSSYDNHQALAGLTLGKTTDYRDTYDASLLQGVPRSLNRDPLGLTAGNLPFHGTDIWTLYELSWLNAKGLPQVAVGHVELDYASVNLVESKSFKLYLNSFNQTRFASWDEVRDTLQRDLSACAQGSVSVALYRIDELEGQPIAHFHGTCIDEQDIEIESYAFDAAWLTDAASGKVVDETLVSHLLKSNCLITHQPDWGSVQIQYRGPKIDREKLLRYLVSFRHHNEFHEQCVERIFTDIQRFCQPEKLSVYARYTRRGGLDINPWRTNTDFIPATGRLVRQ is encoded by the coding sequence ATGTCTTCTTACGATAACCACCAGGCTCTGGCTGGCCTGACGCTTGGCAAAACCACTGATTACCGCGATACCTATGACGCCAGCCTGTTGCAGGGCGTTCCCCGTTCATTAAATCGCGATCCGCTGGGCCTGACGGCCGGGAATCTTCCTTTTCACGGGACGGATATCTGGACGCTTTATGAACTCTCCTGGCTGAATGCCAAAGGTTTGCCGCAGGTTGCGGTAGGCCATGTCGAACTGGACTACGCCAGCGTGAATCTGGTGGAATCGAAAAGCTTTAAACTCTATCTCAACAGTTTTAACCAGACGCGCTTCGCCAGTTGGGATGAGGTACGCGATACCCTGCAACGCGATTTAAGCGCCTGCGCGCAAGGCAGCGTCAGCGTGGCGCTGTACCGCATTGATGAACTGGAAGGTCAGCCGATCGCCCATTTCCATGGCACTTGCATTGACGAACAGGATATTGAAATCGAGAGCTACGCTTTTGACGCTGCGTGGCTGACGGATGCCGCCAGCGGCAAAGTGGTTGACGAGACGTTGGTCAGCCATCTGCTGAAATCAAACTGTCTGATTACCCACCAGCCGGACTGGGGCTCAGTGCAGATCCAGTACCGGGGACCAAAGATCGATCGCGAGAAACTGCTGCGTTATCTGGTCTCTTTCCGCCATCACAACGAGTTTCACGAACAGTGCGTTGAGCGCATTTTTACCGACATTCAGCGCTTCTGCCAGCCGGAAAAACTGAGCGTTTACGCACGCTATACGCGCCGTGGCGGGCTGGATATCAATCCGTGGCGTACCAATACCGATTTCATCCCCGCCACCGGGCGTCTGGTACGTCAGTAA
- the ppnN gene encoding nucleotide 5'-monophosphate nucleosidase PpnN: MITHISPLGSMDMLSQLEVDMLKRTASSDLYQLFRNCSLAVLNSGSQTDSSKELLSRNVGFDINVLRRERGVKLELINPPEEAFVDGRIIRSLQANLFAVLRDILFVSGQIHNAGRFQHLNLESSIHITNLVFSILRNARALHVGEAPNMVVCWGGHSINETEYLYARRVGTQLGLRELNICTGCGPGAMEAPMKGAAVGHAQQRYKDGRFIGMTEPSIIAAEPPNPLVNELIIMPDIEKRLEAFVRIAHGIIIFPGGVGTAEELLYLLGILMNPANKNQVLPLILTGPKESADYFRVLDEFIVNTLGEAARRHYTIIINDAAEVARQMKKAMPLVKENRRDTGDAYSFNWSIRIAPDLQVPFEPTHENMANLKLYPDQPVEVLAADLRRAFSGIVAGNVKEPGIRAIEAFGPYKIHGDSDMMRRMDDLLQGFVAQHRMKLPGSAYIPCYEICA; encoded by the coding sequence TTGATTACACATATTAGCCCGCTTGGCTCAATGGATATGCTGTCGCAGCTGGAAGTCGATATGCTTAAACGCACGGCCAGCAGCGACCTTTATCAACTGTTTCGCAACTGCTCGCTCGCTGTACTGAACTCAGGGAGCCAGACGGACAGCAGCAAAGAGCTGCTTTCCCGCAATGTCGGTTTTGATATCAATGTGTTGCGCCGTGAACGCGGCGTAAAGCTGGAACTGATCAACCCGCCGGAAGAGGCCTTTGTCGACGGGCGGATCATCCGCTCGTTGCAGGCCAACTTATTCGCGGTCCTGCGCGATATCCTCTTCGTCAGTGGGCAAATTCATAATGCCGGGCGTTTCCAGCATTTAAATCTGGAAAGCTCTATCCATATTACTAACCTGGTCTTCTCCATTTTGCGTAACGCGCGCGCCCTGCACGTCGGCGAAGCGCCAAATATGGTGGTTTGCTGGGGCGGCCACTCGATCAACGAAACCGAATACCTTTACGCCCGACGTGTGGGTACGCAGTTAGGCCTGCGCGAGCTGAATATCTGCACCGGCTGCGGGCCGGGCGCAATGGAAGCGCCGATGAAAGGCGCCGCTGTTGGTCATGCGCAGCAACGCTATAAGGATGGCCGTTTTATCGGTATGACCGAGCCATCCATTATCGCCGCTGAGCCGCCGAATCCGCTGGTCAATGAGTTGATCATCATGCCGGATATTGAAAAACGGCTGGAAGCTTTTGTCCGCATCGCGCACGGGATCATTATCTTTCCTGGCGGCGTGGGCACGGCGGAAGAGCTGCTCTATCTGCTGGGGATCCTGATGAATCCAGCGAACAAAAATCAGGTTCTGCCGCTGATCCTGACCGGGCCGAAAGAGAGTGCGGACTACTTCCGCGTGCTGGACGAATTTATTGTCAATACGCTGGGCGAAGCCGCGCGTCGCCACTACACCATCATCATTAATGATGCGGCTGAAGTGGCGCGTCAGATGAAAAAAGCCATGCCGCTGGTGAAAGAGAACCGTCGCGATACCGGGGATGCCTACAGTTTCAACTGGTCAATTCGCATTGCGCCGGATCTGCAAGTGCCGTTCGAGCCGACCCATGAAAATATGGCAAACCTGAAACTCTACCCAGACCAACCGGTAGAAGTGCTGGCGGCGGATCTGCGCCGGGCCTTCTCGGGTATTGTGGCAGGTAACGTGAAAGAGCCAGGTATCCGCGCGATTGAAGCGTTTGGTCCCTATAAAATTCACGGCGATAGCGACATGATGCGCCGGATGGACGATCTGTTGCAGGGTTTTGTTGCCCAGCACCGTATGAAACTCCCCGGTTCCGCTTACATTCCGTGCTACGAAATTTGTGCCTGA
- a CDS encoding HAAAP family serine/threonine permease gives METIQTGVGTSVETRSSWRKTDTMWMLGLYGTAIGAGVLFLPINAGVGGLIPLIIMAILAFPMTYFAHRGLTRFVLSGKNPGEDITEVVEEHFGIGAGKLITLLYFFAIYPILLVYSVAITNTVDSFMTHQLGMTPPPRAILSLILIVGMMTIVRFGEQMIVKAMSILVFPFVIALMVLAVYLIPQWNGAVLETLSLSSASATGNGLWMTLWLAIPVMVFSFNHSPIISSFAVAKREEYGAEAERKCSRILAFAHIMMVMTVMFFVFSCVLSLAPADLASAKQQNISILSYLANHFNAPVIAWMAPIIAMIAITKSFLGHYLGAREGFNGMVIKSLRSKGKSIEINKLNKITALFMLLTTWAVATWNPSILGMIETLGGPIIAMILFLMPMYAIAKVPAMRKYSGAISNIFVVIMGLIAISAIFFSLFS, from the coding sequence ATGGAAACCATTCAGACTGGCGTAGGAACCTCCGTAGAAACACGCAGTTCATGGCGCAAAACCGACACCATGTGGATGTTGGGCCTTTACGGCACAGCCATCGGCGCAGGCGTTCTGTTTCTGCCGATTAACGCCGGTGTCGGCGGCCTGATCCCGCTCATCATCATGGCAATTCTTGCTTTCCCGATGACCTACTTCGCCCACCGTGGCCTGACCCGCTTTGTGTTGTCCGGTAAAAACCCGGGAGAAGACATTACTGAAGTGGTCGAAGAGCACTTCGGTATCGGCGCGGGTAAGTTGATTACCCTGCTTTATTTCTTCGCGATTTATCCGATCCTGCTTGTTTATAGCGTGGCGATCACCAACACCGTGGACAGCTTTATGACCCACCAGTTGGGCATGACCCCACCGCCGCGCGCGATCCTGTCGCTGATCCTTATCGTAGGTATGATGACCATCGTGCGCTTCGGCGAGCAGATGATTGTGAAAGCGATGAGCATCCTGGTATTTCCGTTCGTTATCGCTCTGATGGTGCTGGCGGTGTACCTGATTCCGCAGTGGAACGGCGCCGTGCTGGAAACCCTGTCGCTGAGCAGTGCTTCCGCCACCGGCAATGGTCTGTGGATGACGCTGTGGCTGGCCATCCCGGTGATGGTGTTCTCGTTTAACCACTCGCCGATCATCTCCTCTTTTGCCGTTGCCAAGCGTGAAGAGTACGGCGCAGAAGCCGAGCGTAAATGCTCCCGCATCCTCGCCTTCGCGCATATCATGATGGTGATGACCGTTATGTTCTTTGTGTTTAGCTGTGTGCTGAGCCTGGCACCCGCCGATCTGGCTTCGGCAAAACAGCAGAACATCTCCATTCTCTCTTATCTGGCGAACCACTTTAATGCGCCGGTTATCGCCTGGATGGCGCCGATCATTGCGATGATCGCCATCACCAAATCGTTCCTCGGCCACTACCTGGGCGCGCGTGAAGGCTTTAACGGTATGGTGATTAAGTCTCTGCGCAGCAAAGGCAAATCCATCGAAATCAACAAACTGAATAAAATTACCGCGCTGTTTATGCTGTTGACCACCTGGGCCGTTGCCACCTGGAACCCAAGCATTCTGGGGATGATCGAAACCCTGGGCGGGCCAATCATTGCGATGATTCTGTTCCTGATGCCGATGTACGCCATCGCGAAAGTACCGGCAATGCGCAAATACAGCGGCGCTATCAGCAACATCTTCGTCGTGATTATGGGTCTCATCGCCATCTCCGCGATCTTCTTCTCCCTGTTCAGTTAA
- a CDS encoding L-serine ammonia-lyase, with the protein MISVFDIFKIGIGPSSSHTVGPMKAGKQFTDDLIARGILRDVTRVVVDVYGSLSLTGKGHHTDIAIIMGLAGNLPDSVDIDAIPGFIQDVNTHGRLQLANEAHEVEFPVDQCMNFHADNLSLHENGMRITALAGEQVLYSQTYYSIGGGFIVDEEHFGQPTSAPVEVPYPYQTAADLQRHCQETGLSLSGLMMKNELALHSKTELEQHLARVWEVMQSGIERGIATEGVLPGKLRVPRRAAALRRMLVSSDKTSTDPMAVVDWINMFALAVNEENAAGGRVVTAPTNGACGIVPAVLAYYDRFIRQVNANSLARYLLVASAIGSLYKMNASISGAEVGCQGEVGVACSMAAAGLAELLGGSPAQVCIAAEIGMEHNLGLTCDPVAGQVQVPCIERNAIASVKAVNAARMALRRTSEPRVCLDKVIETMYETGKDMNAKYRETSRGGLAMKIVSCD; encoded by the coding sequence ATGATCAGCGTATTCGATATTTTTAAAATCGGTATCGGGCCGTCCAGCTCGCACACCGTGGGTCCAATGAAAGCCGGTAAACAGTTCACAGACGATCTGATTGCTCGTGGCATTTTGCGCGACGTAACCCGCGTTGTGGTGGATGTTTACGGCTCTCTCTCCCTGACCGGTAAAGGGCACCATACTGACATCGCGATTATTATGGGCCTGGCGGGGAATCTGCCGGATAGCGTCGATATTGATGCCATTCCGGGCTTTATTCAGGATGTTAATACTCATGGCCGCCTGCAACTGGCCAACGAAGCGCATGAAGTGGAGTTTCCGGTCGATCAATGCATGAATTTCCATGCGGATAACCTCTCGCTACATGAAAACGGCATGCGTATTACCGCGCTGGCAGGCGAACAGGTGCTCTACAGCCAGACCTATTACTCCATCGGCGGCGGGTTTATCGTCGATGAAGAACACTTTGGCCAGCCCACCAGCGCGCCGGTAGAAGTGCCCTACCCTTACCAAACCGCCGCCGATTTGCAGCGTCATTGCCAGGAGACCGGTTTATCGCTCTCCGGATTGATGATGAAAAACGAGCTGGCGCTGCACAGCAAAACCGAGCTGGAGCAGCATCTCGCGCGCGTGTGGGAAGTAATGCAGAGCGGCATAGAGCGCGGCATCGCAACGGAAGGGGTATTACCTGGCAAACTACGCGTTCCCCGCCGTGCCGCTGCGCTGCGCCGTATGCTGGTCAGCAGCGATAAAACCAGCACCGACCCGATGGCCGTGGTTGACTGGATCAATATGTTCGCACTGGCGGTGAATGAAGAGAACGCCGCCGGTGGGCGCGTAGTGACGGCACCGACAAACGGCGCGTGCGGGATCGTGCCGGCGGTACTGGCGTATTACGATCGCTTTATCCGCCAGGTTAACGCCAATTCACTGGCGCGCTATCTGTTGGTCGCCAGCGCCATCGGCTCGCTGTATAAGATGAATGCCTCCATTTCCGGCGCGGAAGTGGGCTGCCAGGGGGAAGTCGGCGTCGCCTGCTCCATGGCGGCGGCCGGGCTGGCAGAATTGTTGGGCGGCAGCCCGGCGCAAGTCTGTATCGCGGCGGAAATCGGTATGGAGCACAACCTCGGTCTGACCTGCGACCCGGTGGCCGGACAGGTACAGGTGCCCTGTATCGAGCGTAACGCAATCGCTTCGGTGAAAGCAGTCAATGCGGCGCGAATGGCGCTGCGTCGCACCAGTGAACCGCGCGTCTGCCTCGATAAAGTTATCGAGACAATGTATGAAACCGGGAAAGATATGAACGCCAAATACCGTGAAACCTCTCGCGGCGGGCTGGCGATGAAGATCGTTTCCTGCGACTAA
- the xni gene encoding flap endonuclease Xni, with translation MISRRVSVAHLLIVDALNLIRRIHAVQGSPCVDTCLHALEQLIIHSQPTHAVAVFDDEARNQGWRHRLLPDYKAGRPPMPDTLQTEMPLLRAAFEQRGIRCWATPGNEADDLAATLAVKMAQAGQQATIVSTDKGYCQLLSPTIRIRDYFQKRWLDAPFIAQEYGVTPEQLPDYWGLAGISSSKVPGVAGIGPKSATQLLSEFPTLEALYENLEAVPEKWRQKLETHRAMAFTCRDVARLQTDLQLDGNLQQLRLTR, from the coding sequence ATGATTTCAAGGAGGGTATCTGTGGCTCATCTGCTCATTGTTGACGCACTCAATCTGATTCGCCGTATCCATGCGGTGCAAGGTTCACCCTGCGTGGATACCTGCCTGCATGCGCTGGAGCAGTTGATTATCCATAGTCAGCCAACCCATGCCGTCGCGGTTTTTGATGATGAGGCCCGTAACCAGGGCTGGCGCCATCGGTTGCTGCCGGATTACAAAGCGGGCCGCCCTCCCATGCCGGATACCCTACAGACGGAAATGCCATTACTGCGCGCGGCTTTCGAACAACGCGGGATCCGCTGTTGGGCAACGCCTGGCAACGAAGCCGACGATCTTGCTGCGACGCTGGCAGTGAAAATGGCGCAGGCCGGACAACAGGCGACGATTGTCTCAACCGACAAAGGCTACTGTCAGTTACTCTCCCCGACGATCCGCATTCGCGACTACTTTCAGAAACGCTGGCTGGATGCGCCCTTTATTGCTCAGGAGTATGGGGTTACGCCAGAGCAATTACCGGATTACTGGGGGCTGGCGGGGATCAGCAGTTCGAAAGTGCCGGGTGTGGCGGGTATTGGTCCGAAAAGCGCAACGCAGTTGCTGAGCGAATTTCCAACGCTGGAAGCACTATACGAAAACCTCGAAGCGGTACCGGAGAAGTGGCGGCAGAAACTGGAAACACACCGGGCGATGGCATTTACCTGCCGGGATGTGGCGCGGCTGCAAACCGATTTGCAACTTGATGGCAATTTACAACAGCTTCGCCTGACGCGCTGA
- the dnaQ gene encoding DNA polymerase III subunit epsilon: MSTAITRQIVLDTETTGMNQIGAHYEGHKIIEIGAVEVVNRRLTGNNYHIYLKPDRLVDPEAFGVHGIADEFLLDKPTFADIADEFIDYIRGAELVIHNASFDIGFMDYEFGKLNRGIPKTDTFCKVTDSLALARKMFPGKRNSLDALCSRYEIDNSKRTLHGALLDAQILADVYLMMTGGQTSMKFSMEGEGQSQTGEVGIQRVVRAASKLRVVLASDDELAAHESRLDLVQKKGGSCLWRG; this comes from the coding sequence ATGAGCACTGCAATTACACGACAGATCGTCCTCGATACCGAAACCACCGGTATGAACCAGATCGGCGCCCACTATGAAGGGCACAAAATTATTGAAATCGGCGCGGTAGAAGTCGTCAACCGGCGACTCACCGGCAATAACTATCATATCTACCTGAAGCCCGATCGGCTGGTCGATCCCGAAGCGTTTGGCGTTCACGGTATTGCCGATGAATTCCTGCTGGATAAACCCACATTCGCCGATATCGCCGATGAGTTTATCGATTATATTCGCGGCGCAGAGTTGGTGATCCATAACGCATCGTTTGATATCGGCTTTATGGACTATGAGTTCGGCAAGCTGAATCGCGGGATCCCAAAGACCGATACGTTCTGTAAGGTCACCGATAGCCTGGCGCTGGCGCGTAAAATGTTTCCGGGCAAGCGCAACAGCCTCGATGCGCTCTGTTCCCGTTACGAAATCGACAACAGCAAACGTACGCTGCACGGGGCGTTACTCGATGCCCAGATCCTCGCTGATGTGTATCTGATGATGACCGGCGGCCAGACATCGATGAAATTTTCGATGGAAGGCGAAGGGCAGTCTCAGACGGGAGAAGTGGGGATCCAACGCGTTGTCCGCGCTGCCAGTAAGCTGCGCGTTGTTTTAGCCAGTGATGATGAGCTGGCAGCCCATGAATCGCGCCTGGATTTGGTGCAGAAAAAGGGCGGAAGCTGCCTGTGGCGCGGCTAA
- the rnhA gene encoding ribonuclease HI, translated as MLKQVEIFTDGSCLGNPGPGGYGAILRYRQHERTFSAGYRLTTNNRMELMAAIVALEALKEHCEIVLSTDSQYVRQGITQWIHNWKKRGWKTAEKKPVKNVDLWQRLDAALSQHQIKWEWVKGHAGHPENERCDELARAAAMNPTQEDIGYQPEG; from the coding sequence ATGCTTAAACAGGTAGAAATTTTCACCGACGGATCTTGTCTCGGTAACCCAGGTCCTGGCGGTTACGGCGCCATCTTACGCTATCGCCAGCATGAAAGAACCTTTAGCGCAGGTTACCGTCTGACGACTAACAACCGCATGGAATTGATGGCCGCTATCGTGGCGCTGGAGGCATTAAAAGAGCATTGCGAAATTGTGCTCAGCACTGACAGCCAGTATGTCCGCCAGGGGATCACCCAGTGGATCCATAACTGGAAAAAGCGCGGCTGGAAAACCGCAGAGAAAAAACCGGTGAAGAATGTTGATCTCTGGCAGCGGCTGGATGCAGCGCTCAGCCAGCATCAAATCAAATGGGAATGGGTCAAGGGCCATGCCGGGCACCCGGAAAACGAACGCTGCGATGAGCTGGCGCGAGCGGCAGCGATGAACCCGACACAGGAAGATATTGGTTATCAGCCAGAAGGTTAA
- a CDS encoding class I SAM-dependent methyltransferase, which yields MKPARTPQTFVAPVSWNDLPKGAYYREALEGELKPWFAKMYGFHLLKIGNLSAEINAESCAVSHQVNVSLAGEPMQVRADPLHLPFADKSVDACLLAHTLSWCTDPHRLLQEVDRVLIDDGWLVMSGFNPISLLGLAKAVPFVRRSPAVKSRMFTLMRQFDWLSLLNFEVLHYSRFRVLPWTKQGGKLLSSHLPALGCMQLIVARKRTIPLTLNPMKQSRNKTPVRQAVGATRQS from the coding sequence ATGAAACCGGCAAGGACTCCTCAGACATTCGTAGCACCAGTAAGCTGGAATGATTTACCCAAAGGCGCATATTACCGTGAGGCGCTGGAAGGAGAACTCAAGCCGTGGTTTGCAAAAATGTATGGTTTTCATTTGCTTAAAATCGGCAATCTCAGCGCAGAAATCAATGCCGAAAGTTGCGCTGTTTCCCATCAGGTGAATGTTTCCCTGGCTGGCGAGCCCATGCAGGTTCGTGCCGATCCGCTGCATCTGCCCTTTGCGGATAAATCCGTTGATGCCTGCCTGCTGGCGCACACGCTTTCCTGGTGTACCGATCCGCATCGTTTATTGCAGGAAGTTGATCGTGTACTGATTGACGACGGCTGGCTGGTGATGAGCGGTTTTAATCCGATTAGCCTGCTCGGGCTGGCGAAGGCCGTACCGTTTGTCCGCCGCTCGCCAGCCGTCAAAAGCCGCATGTTTACGCTGATGCGCCAGTTCGACTGGTTATCACTGCTCAATTTCGAAGTGTTACATTATAGCCGTTTTCGCGTGCTGCCATGGACGAAGCAGGGCGGTAAACTGCTTAGTTCGCATTTACCTGCGCTGGGGTGCATGCAGTTGATCGTCGCCCGCAAACGCACCATTCCATTGACGCTCAATCCGATGAAGCAGAGCCGTAACAAAACCCCAGTGCGTCAGGCCGTTGGCGCAACGCGCCAGTCTTAA
- the gloB gene encoding hydroxyacylglutathione hydrolase, with translation MNLNSIPAFQDNYIWVLSNDNGRCLIVDPGEAAPVLQTLEEKQWQPEAIFLTHHHNDHVGGVKELRQRYPDVVVYGPAETQDKGATHIVADGQVISVLGHEFSVLATPGHTLGHICFFSFPYLFCGDTLFSGGCGRLFEGTATQMYQSFCKINDLPDETVICCAHEYTLGNMKFAISILPEDPALNEYYREVKELRAKNQKTLPVILKNERRINLFLRTKDIDLIDVISKETNLQHPEERFAWLRAKKDNF, from the coding sequence ATGAATCTTAACAGTATTCCCGCCTTCCAGGATAACTACATCTGGGTACTGAGCAATGATAACGGCCGCTGCCTGATTGTCGATCCAGGCGAAGCCGCGCCGGTGCTGCAAACTCTTGAAGAGAAACAATGGCAGCCGGAAGCCATCTTCTTAACACATCATCATAATGACCACGTTGGCGGCGTGAAAGAACTGCGCCAGCGGTATCCCGACGTCGTGGTGTATGGGCCCGCAGAGACGCAAGATAAAGGTGCTACGCACATCGTCGCTGATGGCCAGGTCATCTCTGTTTTGGGGCATGAATTTTCTGTACTCGCCACGCCCGGTCACACTTTAGGACATATCTGTTTCTTCAGCTTTCCTTATCTATTTTGCGGTGACACGCTCTTTTCCGGCGGATGCGGCAGACTTTTTGAAGGTACGGCAACCCAGATGTATCAATCGTTTTGTAAGATAAACGACCTTCCTGATGAGACGGTCATTTGTTGCGCACACGAATACACTTTAGGGAATATGAAGTTTGCAATCAGTATCCTGCCAGAGGATCCTGCACTTAACGAATACTATCGAGAAGTGAAGGAGTTACGTGCAAAAAATCAAAAAACACTACCCGTAATTCTGAAAAACGAGCGTCGAATTAATTTATTTTTACGAACCAAAGATATTGATTTAATTGATGTAATCAGCAAAGAAACAAATTTGCAACACCCTGAAGAGCGTTTCGCATGGTTACGGGCAAAGAAAGATAACTTCTGA
- the mltD gene encoding murein transglycosylase D has product MKAKAILFASVLLVGCQASKHDGTVQQHAQSLSAAGQGEAGKFTSQARWMDDGTFAAQDNSDLWTSISDELKMGIPENARIREQKLKYLSNKSYLHDVTLRAEPYMYWIAGQVKKRNMPMELVLLPIVESAFNPHATSGANAAGIWQIIPSTGRNYGLKQTRNYDARRDIVASTTAALDMMQRLNRMFDGDWLLTVAAYNSGEGRVLKAIKANKARGKSTDFWSLSLPQETKIYVPKMLALSDILKNSKRYGVNLPTPDESRALARVRLSSPVEVAQLAEMAGISVNKLKTFNAGVKGSTLGSVGPQYVMVPKKHADQLRESLASGEIAAVQPTLVADNTPLTSRSYKVRSGDTLSAIASRLGVTTKDLQQWNNLRGANLKIGQNLTVGAGSSAQRLARNSDSITYRVRKGDSLSSIAKRHGVNIQDVMRWNNDTDNLQPGDQLTLFVKNSATPDS; this is encoded by the coding sequence ATGAAGGCAAAAGCGATATTATTCGCCTCTGTCCTGCTCGTGGGGTGCCAGGCGTCTAAGCACGACGGCACGGTCCAACAGCACGCACAGAGCCTTTCTGCAGCTGGTCAAGGGGAAGCAGGGAAGTTTACTAGTCAGGCGCGGTGGATGGACGATGGAACATTCGCCGCCCAGGATAACAGTGACTTGTGGACCTCCATTAGCGACGAGCTAAAGATGGGAATTCCGGAAAATGCCCGGATTCGCGAACAGAAACTGAAGTATTTAAGCAATAAGAGCTATCTCCACGATGTAACTTTACGGGCAGAGCCGTATATGTACTGGATAGCAGGGCAAGTTAAAAAACGTAACATGCCCATGGAACTGGTACTACTACCCATAGTGGAGAGCGCTTTTAACCCACACGCGACGTCTGGCGCCAATGCCGCAGGCATTTGGCAGATCATTCCGAGCACTGGGCGAAATTATGGTTTAAAACAGACACGCAATTACGATGCGCGTCGTGACATTGTGGCGTCTACAACAGCCGCACTCGACATGATGCAGCGTCTGAATCGTATGTTCGACGGCGACTGGTTACTGACCGTAGCCGCCTACAACAGCGGTGAAGGGCGTGTACTGAAGGCGATAAAAGCGAACAAAGCGCGTGGTAAATCCACTGATTTTTGGTCGCTCTCACTGCCGCAGGAAACCAAAATTTACGTGCCGAAAATGCTGGCATTGAGCGATATTCTCAAGAACAGCAAGCGTTATGGCGTTAATTTGCCAACGCCGGACGAAAGTCGCGCCCTGGCGCGAGTCAGATTGAGCAGCCCGGTTGAAGTTGCTCAGTTGGCGGAAATGGCTGGCATCTCGGTAAACAAGCTGAAAACGTTTAACGCAGGCGTTAAAGGTTCAACGCTCGGTTCCGTTGGGCCGCAGTACGTGATGGTACCGAAGAAACACGCCGATCAACTGCGTGAATCTCTGGCCTCCGGCGAAATCGCCGCTGTACAGCCAACCCTGGTGGCGGATAACACCCCGCTGACCAGTCGTAGCTACAAAGTTCGTTCAGGCGACACGCTTTCAGCGATTGCCTCACGCCTCGGCGTGACCACGAAGGATCTCCAGCAGTGGAATAATCTTCGCGGCGCAAACCTGAAAATCGGTCAGAACCTGACGGTTGGCGCAGGCAGCAGTGCGCAGCGTCTTGCCCGCAATAGCGACAGCATTACGTATCGCGTGCGCAAAGGTGATTCGCTATCGAGTATCGCAAAACGTCACGGCGTTAACATCCAGGATGTGATGCGCTGGAACAACGATACGGATAATTTGCAGCCAGGCGATCAATTGACGCTCTTTGTGAAAAACAGCGCCACGCCGGATTCCTGA